Below is a genomic region from Acetobacter ghanensis.
TGCAGACCACGTTTGACCTTGGCCGCATGAACGCCGCCCTTAACGGCTGGTCCGTGCATGGGTTGGTTATGGAGCGTGCAGGCCGTGCGGCGCAGAATGTGCGCGTGGGCGAATACTATGTGGCCCTGCAGGAGGTGTACACGCTCTCGGGCAACGTGGCGGCCCATCTGGTGGACATGTACGCCGAGAAAAAGATGCTCAACAACAAGCTGGACATCATTTTTGGCCGTATGTCGCTCACCCACGTCTTCGCCACATCTCCGCTGCTGTGCTCCTTTATGGTCACCTGCTCCGCTCCTGTGGCCATCAAGCAGTTGCCGGGCATGAGCGTGTACCCAAAGGCCACATGGGGCGCACGGGCGCGCTTCCGCCCCACGCGGGACACGGCCATACAGGTGGGCGCTTACTCCGTGAGCACCCTGACCGAAAACCCCTCTGGCTGGTCATGGGGGTCCGAGAACGCAACCGGCCTCTCCCTGCCTATCGAATTTACGTGGGCGCCGTTCCTCACCCGCAACCGCCTGCCCGGCCACTACGTGCTGGGGTATGAGCATGACACCACCCGCTACGCGGACAAGATTGGCTCGGTCCTGCCCAAAAGTGTAGCCAACACACTGCCGGGCACACATTCCGCACCATCCGACTCCATGTGGCTGGAAGCAGACCAGATGATCTATCGCCTTGGTGGGCGTAACCAGATGGCCGGTGGTTACCTGATGGCTGGGTACGTGCACGCAACCCCGCATGTGGTGAACATTTCTGACCAGGCTTATGGTGGCCTGTCATTTGTCGGGCTGATTCCCGGCCGTCTGACGGACCGGTTTGGTGTGCTGTATTCTTGGTACAAAGTTAGCCGCAGGCGGCGCGAAAGCCAGATTCTGGCCGTGGACAACGGGTATTCCCTCGGCTCAACCATCCGCGGAATCCAGAACGATTCAGAGCTGATCGAAGCCTATTACGGCATTGATGCAACCCATGGCGTGCTGGTCCAGCCTGAATTTCAGTACATGATCCACCCGGGGGAAACACACAACATCCCCAATGCAGCGCTTGTTGGGCTTAAAGTCATCGCGGCTTTGTAAGACGGTGGACTTACCCGCCATAAATGGTGGCTGCCCCCGTGGCAGGCTCTAGGCATGGCGGGCCGCCTCTGCTAGTCAGCTAGGCGAACGTTCAACCTGTACGCGACTGGCCTGCTGCATTGGCATGACTGATACGCCCGACACCACTCCCCCACACGGACAGACCCTTTCTGCCAAAGCAGAAGCGGCCCGCGCCGAACGGCTTGCCCGTCAGGCTGCGGCACTGCGCGCCAACCTGCGCCGCCGCAAGGAGCAGGCCCGGACAAGACAGGACCAGACGGCGGGGGACCAACCCCCGACCACCACACAGCCCACCCCCGGCAATGGAGAGAGCAAGACATGCCCGTGATGCCCGATACATGGATCCGCCAGATGGCGCACGATCACGGCATGATCGAACCGTTTGTGGAAAACCAGAAGCGCGAAGGCGTTATTTCCTACGGTCTGTCCTCCTACGGGTATGATGCCCGCGTGGCCGATGATTTCCGTATTTTTACGGATGTGAACAACGCCATTGTGGACCCCAAGAACTTCAGCCCCGAAGGCTTTGTGTCCCGCCGTGCGGATGAATGCATTATTCCGCCCAACAGCTTTGTGCTGGCCCATACCATTGAATACTTCCGTATCCCGCGGGATGTGCTGGTGGTCTGCCTTGGCAAGTCCACCTATGCGCGGTGCGGCATTATTGTAAACGTGACCCCGCTTGAACCGGAATGGGAAGGGCAGGTCACCATCGAGATCAGCAACACCACACCGCTGCCCGCGCGCATTTACGCTAACGAGGGCATCTGCCAGTTCCTGTTCTTCAAGGGCGATTCCCCGTGCGAGGTCAGCTACGCCGACCGGGCGGGCAAATACATGGGCCAGCGTGGCGTTGCCACGCCACGGATGTAAACACATGGATCACTTTGTCATCCGGGGTGGACGCCCCCTGCATGGGGAAATTACCATTGGCGGGGCCAAGAATGCGGGCCTCAAGCTACTGGTGGCGGGGCTGCTGACATCCGAACGGCTGGTCCTGTCCAACGTGCCCCATATTGCCGACATTGGCACCATGCGTGCACTGCTGGAGCAGCACGGGCTGGAAGTGCGCGACGTAACGGGCGATGGCTCCACCCTTTCGGTCGGTGGGGAAATTACCAATACCGAAGCCCCGTATGACATTGTCTCCAAAATGCGGGCGTCCATTCTCGTGCTCGGCCCTCTGCTGGCCCGCTGCCGGGAGGCGCGCGTGTCCCTGCCCGGTGGGTGCGCCATTGGTACCCGCCCGGTGGACCTGCACCTTAAAGGGCTGGAAACACTGGGCGCGGAAATTACGCTGGAAAACGGCTATATTAACGCCCGCGCCCCCAAGGGACTTGTTGGCGACCGCATTATCCTGCCTTTTGCCTCGGTCGGGGCGACTGAAAACCTGATGATGGCGGCAACGCTGGCTCAGGGTAAAACCGAGATCATCAACGCCGCGCGTGAGCCGGAAATGGTGGATCTGGCCAACTGCCTGAACGCCATGGGCGCACGCATTACGGGTGCAGGCAGTTCCGCTATTCTGATTGATGGCGTGGAAGCCCTGCATGGGGCCGAACACCGCATTATGCCTGACCGTATTGAATGCGGCACCTACGCCTGTGCGGCCGCCATTACGGGTGGCGACCTGCGGCTGGTAGGCGGGCAGATGGACCACCTTGGCGCTGTTGTGCGCGCGCTGGAAGAATGTGGGGTTGAAGTCACGCAGGATGGGGACACCATGCGCGTGCGCCGCACGGGGGCCTTGCGCGGGATCGACATCATGACCGAGCCTTACCCCGGCTTCCCGACCGATATGCAGGCCCAGTTCATGGCCCTGCTCTCGGTCGCTGATGGTGCATCCATGATTACCGAAACCATTTTTGAAAACCGGTTCATGCACGTGCCCGAACTCAACCGTATGGGTGCGCGCATTAACGTACACGGGTCGTCCGCTATTATCCGTGGCGTGCACAGCCTGTCTGGCGCACCGGTTATGGCAACAGACCTGCGGGCCTCGTTCTCGCTTATTCTCGCAGGGCTTGCCGCCCATGGTGAGACCATTCTGAGCCGCGTGTACCACCTGGACCGGGGGTATGAGGCCGTGGAACGCAAACTGGCCAAATGTGGCGCATTAATCGAGCGCGTGCGGGACTGAACACCCTCGAACAAACGCCGTAAGTGCAAAAAAAGCCGAGGCAGACGTAACGTAGCGTACGGCCGTTTTACTTTGTCTTCAGGCAGAATGGGGGGACAATACTCAGTCTTCCCACCACACGCTCAAAGTACGCACACCCTGCGCACCACGGATCAGCACACCCTGAATATCCGCCGTGGCGGATGGCCCGCTCATGAGCACACCGTAATTGGCGGTATGGAATTCCGGGCGGTCCATATAGGCCGTGTGCATGTTGGCCGTCAGGTTTTTGGGCGAGAGAATGACCACAATATGCTGGGTCAGATGAGCGGCCGAGTTCAGGTCATGCAGTTGGGCTTCGCTCAGGTAGATCGAGCCCATTTCCGCAATGCCGAAGGGGGAGCGCACAACCAGCACATCCACCGATGCCGCCTGCTGGGGAGTGCCCAGCTCTTCTATGCGGATCGTGCCTTCAAAATCCGGCACGGCGGAGCAGATAACCTTGGAATCGGGGAAGCGGCGGGCAATGGCGGTTGCCAGTGTATCCCCTTCCTGCCGTTCCAGCACCTGCCCACCCAGAATCTGGAGGCTGTTCTCAAACCGGGCCTGCCCGTTATCCATATCCCCCAGCCGTGCAACGGGGGGGAGCGGGTGGGCCTTGGGGTCCGGCCGGTTATCCCGCAGCCGGGTCAGAATGGCATCGCGCGAGGTGCTCATGCGCCTTCCCCTTCCTTCTTTTTGGTTTTCAGGCGGTTCTGCTTGTACCAGCTGTGGAATGTCTGCTTGACCGGGTGCGGCAGTTCACGGTGTTTGCCCCATGGATTAAGCCAGTTATACAGCACAAAGCGCGGCATGGTGCTTAACGCGACTTCCGTGCTGTTGATGGCAGCACGGTACAGGGTCGGCTGCCCCATAAGCTTGCCCGCCATGTGCATGACCTCACGTTTTACAAACGGCAGTTCATGGTGTTCGGCCAGAACCCTGCGCCATTTGTAAAGCTGCTCATGGATGTTGATCTTGACCGGGCACACATTGGTGCAGCTCCCGTTCATGGTCGAGGCAAAAGGCAGTGTGCTGTATTTGCGCTCGTTAAACGTGGGGTCAATAATCGCGCCAATAGGACCGGAATACACAGCACCGTAGGACAGACCACCCGAGCGGCGGTAAACCGGGCAGGTGTTCATGCATGCGCCGCAGCGGATACATTTGAGCGAGGTCCAGAAGTCCTCCATGCCCAAACGGTGCGAACGTCCGTTATCCACCAGTACCACATGCATCTCGCTCCCCTTCTGCGGGCCGCGGAAATGCGTTGTGTACTGCGTAATGGGCGACCCAAGTGCGGAGCGGGAGAGCATACGGATGAACACGCCCATATCCGCCATACGCGGCACAAGCCGTTCAATCCCGATTGTGGCAATGTGCAGCCCGGGCACAGTAGCACTCAGGTCGGCATTGCCCTCGTTGGTGCAGACCACAAAGGACCCGGTTTCGGCCACCACAAAGTTGCCGCCAGTCATGCCCGCATCGGCAGACAGAATAACCGGGCGAGCCGCCAGCCGCTGCTGCCATGCAAGGGACTGCGCACTGTTGTCGTTAGGGTCCGTATGGTAGTATTTGGCAAAAATCTTGGCCACATCGGGGATCAGCTTGTGTACGGCTGGCACCACAATGTGGCTGGGCATCTGGTCATCCAACTGCTGGATGCGCTCGCCCAGATCGGTTTCTGTCACCACAACGCCGCGTGGTTCCAGATACTCGCGCATACAACATTCTTCGGTCACCATGGACTTGCTCTTGATGAGCGATTTGGCACCGTGTTTTTCCAGAATTTCGCCAACTATGCGGTTATGTTCCGCACCATCGGCAGCCCAGTGCACATGAATACCGTTCTTTTTGGCGTTGGCCTCAAACTGTTCCAGATATTCTGGCAGATTGGCCAGCGTGTGTTCCTTAATGGCGGATGCACGCGCGCGCAGTTCCTGCCATTCTGGCAGAATGTGCATTTGCTCATCGCGCTTCTGCCGCAGGTCCCACAGCCGCTCGTCATGGAAGTCCATGTGGGCGGTGTCTTCAATAAACTCTTCTGCCGCCTTGGCGTGGTTGACAGGTTTGACTTTCATTCCCGCGCTCCATTCAGAATTTCAGCAATATGAATGAAGCGGATGGGAACACCGGCCCGCTCCGCACACCCCTGCTGGTGCATCATGCATGACGTATCGGCCGAAACAATGTACTCCGCCCCGGCATTATGGTGGTCCCGCACCTTGTCCGTGCCCATCTTGGCCGAAACAGCCTCCTCCGTAACCGAGAAGGTGCCGCCAAAGCCGCAGCATTCATCGGGCCTTTTGGGCGTTGCAAAGGAAATACCCTTGACCTTGCTAAGCAGATCCATGGGCTTGGAGAAGAACGGCTCCCCCAGTTCGGACATGCTTGCCGTGCGCAGCGCACGCAGGGTGCCACAGCTATTGTGCAGCCCCACCTTGTGGGGGAATTCGGCCCAGGGGAAGTCTTCCACCTTCAGCACGTCATGCAAAAACTCAACCAGTTCAAACGTGTTTTCACGCACATGGCGCACTTCGTCCGTCTGGTCGATGGCGTCAAAATTATCCCGCACATGATGTGTGCAACTGCCTGACGGCATGACAATGACATCATACTTGGCGAAGTTTTTGACAAACAGAGCCTCTGCCGCAGCCGCATCCTTGTTACAGCCGGAATTGGCCATGGGCTGGCCACAGCAGGTCTGGTTCATGGGGTATTCCACGTCCTGCCCCAGCTTTTCCAGCAGTTC
It encodes:
- a CDS encoding (Fe-S)-binding protein; translation: MKIGLFIPCYIDAFYPNAGIATLELLEKLGQDVEYPMNQTCCGQPMANSGCNKDAAAAEALFVKNFAKYDVIVMPSGSCTHHVRDNFDAIDQTDEVRHVRENTFELVEFLHDVLKVEDFPWAEFPHKVGLHNSCGTLRALRTASMSELGEPFFSKPMDLLSKVKGISFATPKRPDECCGFGGTFSVTEEAVSAKMGTDKVRDHHNAGAEYIVSADTSCMMHQQGCAERAGVPIRFIHIAEILNGARE
- a CDS encoding carbohydrate porin; translation: MSKTHRPLRRRTPERALCALHTSTAAAIALASVWHAPFGAGAAKAQTTHASALTAQPAVAPISDTIINPGSKVHALPAQSLRPLDAETIGPDLSAIRRPPNTPIPPSGVPILPSPGLAPLSVMPIMPSETPHSLHQIELDALSNSEGPSALLPAGVDAQRDYDLPDPYYVPTAGTGHLIPQLMPFRDRLRDKGFSFSFSYKGEAMGLASGGLPGQKGISYVHELTLQTTFDLGRMNAALNGWSVHGLVMERAGRAAQNVRVGEYYVALQEVYTLSGNVAAHLVDMYAEKKMLNNKLDIIFGRMSLTHVFATSPLLCSFMVTCSAPVAIKQLPGMSVYPKATWGARARFRPTRDTAIQVGAYSVSTLTENPSGWSWGSENATGLSLPIEFTWAPFLTRNRLPGHYVLGYEHDTTRYADKIGSVLPKSVANTLPGTHSAPSDSMWLEADQMIYRLGGRNQMAGGYLMAGYVHATPHVVNISDQAYGGLSFVGLIPGRLTDRFGVLYSWYKVSRRRRESQILAVDNGYSLGSTIRGIQNDSELIEAYYGIDATHGVLVQPEFQYMIHPGETHNIPNAALVGLKVIAAL
- the dcd gene encoding dCTP deaminase produces the protein MPVMPDTWIRQMAHDHGMIEPFVENQKREGVISYGLSSYGYDARVADDFRIFTDVNNAIVDPKNFSPEGFVSRRADECIIPPNSFVLAHTIEYFRIPRDVLVVCLGKSTYARCGIIVNVTPLEPEWEGQVTIEISNTTPLPARIYANEGICQFLFFKGDSPCEVSYADRAGKYMGQRGVATPRM
- a CDS encoding LutC/YkgG family protein; protein product: MSTSRDAILTRLRDNRPDPKAHPLPPVARLGDMDNGQARFENSLQILGGQVLERQEGDTLATAIARRFPDSKVICSAVPDFEGTIRIEELGTPQQAASVDVLVVRSPFGIAEMGSIYLSEAQLHDLNSAAHLTQHIVVILSPKNLTANMHTAYMDRPEFHTANYGVLMSGPSATADIQGVLIRGAQGVRTLSVWWED
- a CDS encoding lactate utilization protein B, giving the protein MKVKPVNHAKAAEEFIEDTAHMDFHDERLWDLRQKRDEQMHILPEWQELRARASAIKEHTLANLPEYLEQFEANAKKNGIHVHWAADGAEHNRIVGEILEKHGAKSLIKSKSMVTEECCMREYLEPRGVVVTETDLGERIQQLDDQMPSHIVVPAVHKLIPDVAKIFAKYYHTDPNDNSAQSLAWQQRLAARPVILSADAGMTGGNFVVAETGSFVVCTNEGNADLSATVPGLHIATIGIERLVPRMADMGVFIRMLSRSALGSPITQYTTHFRGPQKGSEMHVVLVDNGRSHRLGMEDFWTSLKCIRCGACMNTCPVYRRSGGLSYGAVYSGPIGAIIDPTFNERKYSTLPFASTMNGSCTNVCPVKINIHEQLYKWRRVLAEHHELPFVKREVMHMAGKLMGQPTLYRAAINSTEVALSTMPRFVLYNWLNPWGKHRELPHPVKQTFHSWYKQNRLKTKKKEGEGA
- the murA gene encoding UDP-N-acetylglucosamine 1-carboxyvinyltransferase — protein: MDHFVIRGGRPLHGEITIGGAKNAGLKLLVAGLLTSERLVLSNVPHIADIGTMRALLEQHGLEVRDVTGDGSTLSVGGEITNTEAPYDIVSKMRASILVLGPLLARCREARVSLPGGCAIGTRPVDLHLKGLETLGAEITLENGYINARAPKGLVGDRIILPFASVGATENLMMAATLAQGKTEIINAAREPEMVDLANCLNAMGARITGAGSSAILIDGVEALHGAEHRIMPDRIECGTYACAAAITGGDLRLVGGQMDHLGAVVRALEECGVEVTQDGDTMRVRRTGALRGIDIMTEPYPGFPTDMQAQFMALLSVADGASMITETIFENRFMHVPELNRMGARINVHGSSAIIRGVHSLSGAPVMATDLRASFSLILAGLAAHGETILSRVYHLDRGYEAVERKLAKCGALIERVRD